One window from the genome of Malus domestica chromosome 01, GDT2T_hap1 encodes:
- the LOC139195312 gene encoding uncharacterized protein, translating to MIKWAIALGEFDISYQPKLTEKGQAVTDFITKFTYHIDIALILKALASLPSEARKVEPTFLVWTLYVDGSFNQSGCGAGLVLTTQNKVAMKYAFYFKFKASNNEVECEALRAGLRLAIHLGVKQLDIFSNSQLVVNQVTNNFDAKDNFMAVYLTQAQLLLKHFHYQITQVP from the coding sequence atgatcaaatgggcaatagcattgggtgagtttgacatctcttatCAACCAAAGTTAACTGAGAAGGGTCAAGCAGTTACAGACTTCATCACCAAATTCACATATCATATTGACATTGCTCTTATACTTAAGGCATTAGCTTCATTACCCTCGGAGGCTCGGAAAGTAGAACCAACCTTCCTAGTATGGACTCTCTATGTCGATGGCTCATTCAACCAAtcgggttgtggagcaggactggTTCTTACTACGCAGAACAAAGTTGCAATGAAGTAtgctttttacttcaaattcaaggcgtcaaaCAATGAGGTCGAGTGTGAAGCCCTCCGGGCAGGCTTACGTTTAGCCATACACCTTGGAGTTAAACAACTTGATATCTTCAGCAACTCTCAGTTGGTGGTTAATCAAGTcacaaacaactttgatgctaaggataacTTCATGGCAGTATATCTTACGCAagcacaacttttgctcaaacacttccactaccagatcacccaagtccCTTGA